In Scylla paramamosain isolate STU-SP2022 chromosome 16, ASM3559412v1, whole genome shotgun sequence, the genomic window ATCCTATGCTAAAGCAGGTAAGCTTTTAGTTTATGAGTGGCATCTCTTGAATTCAGTGCACTGCTTGAATATCATGTTTGTCATTATTTAATTGCAGTATTGTCATTTGAATTTACTCTCTTGATGATGTTATGACATACAtaacttttttatcattgtacATTTTTACTGCAGGTGCTCAAATTGTTGCTCCATCTGACATGATGGACGGCAGAATTGGTGCAATCAAGGCAGAGCTGAAGGCAGCCGGTTTGAGCAGTCAAGTGTCAGTCCTCTCTTATGCTGTCAAATTTGCGTCTTCCTTCTATGGCCCATTTAGAGAGGCTGCCAAGTCTGCCCCAGCCTTTGGTGACCGGCGATGCTACCAGCTGCCCCCAGGAtcatcaggattggccaagaGAGCTGCTGTAAGGCTTTGATTCCATTAGCAAATTTATATAATAATTTTGTAGGATAGTACTGGATTACTGCAAGGAGCTGATAAGTATCACTTCCTAGTTTACGAgtataataaaaaggaagggcaaaAGAAAATAGGTAATATAAGGCATCTGACTCAGTGATACAAGTATTATGTAATAAGGTAAGcattaacacacaaaaaaaggacaTGCTTTTTAAATGACCAAGGAAGTTCAGTTACagatattatgtatatatagttTCAGCTCCTAAATAGGTACAATTTAGATAACCACAAGCTCAGAATATTTAATTAAGATTATTCCTCAGGTCATTGCTGCCCTCTTCCACTGCCCCACAGCCACAGTGATTGAATATTATATTGTTTTTATCAGGAGCGTGATGTGGAGGAAGGAGCAGACATGCTGATGGTGAAGCCAGGCATATCTTACCTTGACATTGTGAGGCAGACCAAAGACAGCTACCCTCAGCAccctctctttatctatcaGGTATGAGATGGAATCccacctctattttttttttttttttttttttttcaatcagttTTAGTtcagaaatttaaaaaatttgGATCTTTTCTTCACAACAGGAAAAATCCAATGCCTTTCAGTTAGTTACAGAAATTTACAACATTAATTAATTGAATGTCGTttgcaaaataaaaaatgtatggaTTAGAAAACCACTGCCGTATGAAGGATTTGATCATTCTATGATCAAAACTTTACAATAAACAGAATTTTAACCAAGAATCCAGAAATTGTCAAGAGTGACATGCAGTTTGCTTTCAAGAGTAATGAAATCAAATGGAAAGTAGTAAGTAATAAAATATATTGTTTTGAAGGTATCAGGAGAGTACGCTATGCTGTACCATGGGAGCCAAGCCGGTGCTTTCAATCTGAGAACTACACTCATGGAAGTCCTCACCAGCATGCGGCGTGCAGGTGGGAATGTCACCTTTTGtgtcataaatctctctctctctctctctctctctctctctctctctctctctctctctctctctctctctctctctctctctctctctctctctctctctctctctctctctctctctctctctctctctctctctctctctctctctctctctctctctctctctctctcaaacaagaGACCTTTTTATTTTAACTAGACAGTTTACTTTCACTGCACAACTCTATGTTAACTGTAATATAAGAGAAAGACTTGCTGCAGTATAAAAGGGGTAATCTGTGACTACTATTGTATATTTATTAGTAGTGGTGGCTTGTCTGTAGGCACCGTGTACCTACAGCATCCCCTGTTTTCACTTGATAACATACATTGTAATGATTTCTTttgcctttcattttttctttaaatttttatatttatacatTATATTCAAAATTATTATCAGTAATCCTAATGCTTAATGTCAGTAGCCATCCTCtcattcatgaaaaaaataaatgaataaataaatccttgTATGGAACTGTGTACTCCAGTTCCAGTAATACAGTGTTTCATTTAACACAATATTAAAACAATAGCTAAAAATTCTTCTAGAGCCAAACCCCCAGTAATTTAAGCCACAAGCCACCACTGTTAGGGAAGATGTAAAATGTGTCTAAGTTTGTTTGTTGCCTCGTATGTATCAATGTTTGTAGAAGAGAACATGTGCTGCATGTGTAGATTGAATCtgtgagaaacagaaaaaaatggactAAGGATAGAAACTGATGCATGTTTTACATGAAGAGGAAAACTTTTGACTTTCATGAACATGCACCTGATGTATTGTACAGTATTAGAATTAATATGCCCTTCACTTTTTAAGTCATGATATCTCACACAGGTGCTGATGTCATCATTTCATACTACACTCCAAAGATCCTTGATTGgctgaaggaagacaagaatagTGCTTAATGGATTCTTGTGGCAAAACAGTACAGACACTGGGAGCAACATTCTAAGGAACAAATTAATGGTAGTTGTTATTATAATTTGTGTGAATGGCAGctggttttattttcttatgtgaaTGTTTGAAATAGTGTACTGACAAGGCACTGACTTACATAATGTATctatggatatatatatatgattacatTAACATACTCCTGTTTGTGTAATTTCAGTGCACAAAGCAGATT contains:
- the LOC135107943 gene encoding delta-aminolevulinic acid dehydratase-like, whose translation is MTSYEPPAKRILHSGYFNPTLRQWQSSNTEIHPWNLMYPIFIVDEPDAVQPISSLPGVSRYGVNKLVDALTPLVQNGLSSVLLFGVPTNMPKDKTGTSADTPDTPVIVAIRLLREAFPNLVVACDVCLCAYTDHGHCGILNENGTIDNASSIKRLAQQATSYAKAGAQIVAPSDMMDGRIGAIKAELKAAGLSSQVSVLSYAVKFASSFYGPFREAAKSAPAFGDRRCYQLPPGSSGLAKRAAERDVEEGADMLMVKPGISYLDIVRQTKDSYPQHPLFIYQVSGEYAMLYHGSQAGAFNLRTTLMEVLTSMRRAGADVIISYYTPKILDWLKEDKNSA